From Impatiens glandulifera chromosome 7, dImpGla2.1, whole genome shotgun sequence:
CTTTAATTGCGAAAAATGCGCGCTCTTTTGACATCATATGAGAAAAGTTGTGAGACTCTAAGTTTTAATCAAAAATCTCATTCTTGAATGGAGTGTCGATCGTGCGTTGAGGAATTTTAATCAATGATAAATGTATGAAAATTGGTGTATTATGGCTTGTCGTTGCATAATGTGCTACAAAGAGACGGACTCGGTGCCTCACTTGCTCTTATTTTGTGATGGAGTTGTTGCAATTTGGAGCTTAATATGGAAAATGACGGGTATTCAGTGGGTTATGCCGGAGTCTATCGTTAACTGTTGGGAAGTGTGAATAGAGACGGTGAGTTTAATTAGTCTGAACCATTGAGCCACTATCCTCGCTTATCTTTAGGTGGACCATTTGACTTGAAATGAAACGTAAGACGTCAGTGAACATTGTTGTCTAATGCGTCTAATCTATAATCCTCTTATTATAAGAATCAGAAGGTTTCATTAGGTAAACTGGTTGAAAATGTCGAAAAAATCATTATCTTCTCAAGTACCTTTGggctatttaaaatttattatatttttatttattctttgtCATTGTGAACATCTTTGTGTTCAACtgatttataatgattttttttcattctttataatgtttttgtcgTTAGATTTAAACCACtcaaatttatatcattttacataaattatttacaaaaatgttaatataaaataatagagatattataaaataataaataaattaattaacgaGATTAGATTAGACTATATttatttccatatttatttttagaagaaaaaaataatatgattagatTAGTTTTTCCTATTTCCTATTTTAaccttttactattattattaggtATGTccctttcttctttttcatttgttttaagaaaatgaGATGCAAACGAAATCTCAAtttagtcaaaaaaaaaaaaaaaaaaaaaaaaaaaattgtgatagAATGTATTGGAGTACAAACAGAATGGATTccatataaacaaatttgattttttttcttacaatttaatttattgcatgaattacaatatttatattatgagATTGAGAAGATGATGATAGATTatggaaataatttttatattaagaatataaaataatatatgtgaatagattatgaaaataattttatattaggcATGTCAAATAATatcgttattatattattagtttccttattaatcttttataatatatatatattggatattTCCCTGATGTAAAGATTAAGAAGATTAAATAAGATTTTCCTATTCTTTCAAATGGTTCAACTATTACCTGTATATACAGCATATTTATCTCATAATATTCACTTGATCTGCAAAAAATGAGTAATAGAGCCTCACACTATAATAATTTGTGTCCCTCCATCTAAGATGTCTTGAGTATGTGATTTATCAGCTTACCATCGACACAATCCTAGAATGTGACAAGTTCCCAATGGAAGAGAGCTCACTTCCATTGAGAACTCTCGTCTCTCGCATCTACAAACATTCTAtgatcaaacgttttcacaacATTAACTTCCTTATATATGAGAATAGTTTCCAATTCGATAAATTCTCAATCTAGACTAGACCTAACTAATTATTCACCCTAAATCTCAACTATGAGTCATCCACAACCTGAAATTTGGATTGGGAACAAAATTTCTTCTGAAGCACAAATATATTGTCCCATATAtcgaatattttgattaataattgaTAGTACAAAGATGGATAAATGAAtaagaactatttgattgagtagttaaaaataaatattaaactgaTATGTTTTATTGAATgaatttattagttatattgGATGATTAGTCTACTTATTTATATTACTAGCTGTTGagctaaataaaaataaataaattgaaaagatAACTATTTGCTAAATAATTCATtctttatcttttcttttaCACCTTTCGACTGAAATGGCGAGGCACAGGCATGTGGTTAGGCAAATCTATAAGATTTTTGAATGATTTAGTGAGAATGTCAGCTAGTTAATATTcggtttgtttgaatttattgaaTGAGCAGTTGTTTATGGAAAAGAGAagtacaaacaaaataaaaatcgaCAATAATATTGTCACATTATAGGACTCATGGAAAGGAAAGAGAACTCCAATTTCAAAATTCAGCAAAGGTTGAAAGTTCTATATACAAGAGCACCTCCATAATGGAGCAATCAACAACTATAGGTTGCTTTTTAGAATTCCAAGAGACAAGATTATTACCTAAAACAATTGCGGTAAAATCATTTGTTGAAGGATAATCATAAGGACATCCAGCTAAAATGTTAAATCAACGTTTGGGTGGGGCGGATCTATATTAGACtaccagaaaaaaaaaatatataaattttctttttagatAGAAATGTGGCTTAACACcttaatttctaatatttttcaatttattttattatttgattctctaattttcaaaataatgataaaatttacatttattcacttgttttataaataatttttgttttattttcttaaattttagcTCAGTGAGAAACTGGAGAAGGAATAACTCGTCATTGGGCAAAATAgctatagttttttttaattaaaaatgatctCAAGACTTGTTGAAAATTTCCTCTATCCTTTAATTTTGGGCACCCttgtataaattttgaataattcatTTTAGTTGTCTTCCCTTCGTTAGTTGAGATTATAAGTTTTATGTTTTAGttatttgttaggatttgtatctcctaaATTCGATAtacttgaaacaatctgtaaaaacacaagaaagaagaacacaagaagataCAGATTCACAGTGGTTCACttaaattgagctacgtccacttcattcgccaccagatttcactacgaagaaaaagaaagaataaagagttttttcctcacactttatctATTTAGAATTATGTCTTAACCATATAAACCccttttaataatcacatatgtaaacattcagataataaacataaataactatTTGTCAGGTTAAACctaaaaccaaatacaaactcaataaactctaattaataattatatagtttattataagcgtaggctccataactcaacattaTTGTCGGTATAATAGATTGAAGCATTTTCTCGAAAATTTACTTTTGTAACCCAATTTTATGTCTGGTTAGAGATATTTCACTGAAATAACCTACATATTAATAACTCAAAAGTAGGAAATACCTTTTTTCAACCTCCTTTCTGAAAAAGGAGGagatttatgtaattttaaaagACATGAGTTGTGAATAATTGGATTGTGTAGTCTTGTATTTTGATTTGTATTTAGAAAATGATTCATCCATCCAAATATTGTAAAATTTGTTGGAATAAAAGACTGCAACTACGTAATGTTTTTGTCTTCCTTTGTCCTTTTGTAAACACTAACCCCATATACAGTCTGCTTCTCGTGTCTTCCTCACCTATAAAGAGACCCCCCTTCTCTTTTACCCTTCTTCTCTACATCTGCATGTGATCTCTCTATTATCTCTTCTCTCTCAATTCTCCCCATCACCAAATGGCGCCGCCTAATTCCCATTCAACAATATCATCACCCATCCAACCCAACCACCATCCGACCGACAATATTGGAACCTGCTTCATCCATGCAAACCCAATATCCCCTTTACCAAAAACAACCAATCTCAATTTAGATCATCCAATTCTAAAAGCATCACTTCGCCCAATCACCCTAAAGGTACCATCTTTACTTTACTATTTCTCTAATTCaaacattttcaaaactaaTTTACAATTTCTCGACAGTTTCAAGATGTGGCCTACACAATTAACCTCTCTGCTTCACCGAAATCCACCAAAACCGTACTCAACGGGGTCACCGGAATGGTCAAACCAGGCGAACTCATGGCTATGCTTGGCCCATCCGGCAGCGGCAAAACAACACTCCTCACTGCCCTTTCCGGTCGTTACCTCGCCGGGAAAATCTCCGGTACTATTACATACAACGAACGCCCTTTCACCGGATCAATGAAACGAAAGATCGGATTCGTTTCGCAGGACGATGTTCTCTATCCCCATCTTACAGTTCTAGAAACATTAACATATTCCGCCTTACTCCGCCTTCCTGggaaattaacaaataatgagaaaatgGAGCAAGTTGATTTTGTGATCAATGAACTTGGTTTGGGTCGGTGTAGAAACGGCGTCGTTGGGGGTCCACTTTTGCGTGGGATTTCGGGTGGGGAGAGAAAGAGGGTTAGTATTGGTCAGGAAATGTTGATTAACCCGAGTTTGTTGTTTTTGGATGAACCCACTTCGGGTTTGGATTCAACTACTGCGGGTCGGATTGTGGCGACTTTGAAAGGGTTGGCTAGAGGTGGACGAACGGTGGTGATGACGGTTCATCAGCCGTCTGGAAGGATTTATAGGACGTTGGATAAAGTGGTGGTTTTATCGGAGGGTTCGCCGATCTATACTGGCCCGGCTAGGGGAGTGGTGGATTATTTTCGGTCAATCGGGTATTGTCCCGGGTTTGAATTTATAAACCCGGCTGAGTTCTTGCTTGATCTTGCTAATGGTAAGTAAGGATTTCATAATCCCAAATTCCCTTGAACCCTTTGtctaatttgttttgttttcctttaaaatgttttaagaataaaaaaaaaattgtttacatattttattaaaaaagtataaaaaaaatattttttttctttttttaaagaagacaataatttggttaaaaaaaatatttttgttttataaaataaataattatttctttttgagaattatttgagttaaattatttatatttaatatttgattgttATAGcaagtaaatatttaattaataattaatttaaattatttgattgaatgaaataatataagacaaatttaaataactttttatgtgatagagatataaattttttttttgttttaataattagaccttatttgatttttatatttggatttgatatatattttcttatgtgaatcacattatttaaattaataaaaaaaatcttttatattttttttatcattaatttatttttgccaaataatcaaaacttttaacttattatctaataatactatttttataatgatCTTATAGCCGCCATAAACTTAAATTCAACTTCAAGTTAAAGTTAAGTTGTTTAATCTCTTAAGACCCActcttttatttgttatatataaaaaaaaaaaaacattctaaataatttatacatatcaTTAATATAAGTTGTTAACATATAAACATGATAATAGTAACTTAAGGGGAAAAAAAGCTAGTCAAAAGTTATATTAATatgggtttttttatttatttggctTTGTCTATTATTAGGTATAGTCCCTGATGTGAGACAAGAAGAATATGAGCATGAAGAAATTGATATATTAGAAAATCAACATGATCACCATCATCAAGACCACACCAACTCAGTCAAACAATTTCTACTTTCCTCATACAAGAAATCCATCTACCCTTCTTTAAAGGAAGAAATCCGCCGCAGCTCCCTTCTCCCCTCCACCAGACCACCACCAACAAGAACCGGATCAAACGAAGAAGACAATCAATTTTCCACAAGTTGGTGGACACAATTCAAAGTTCTATCAAAAAGGGGattaaaggaaagaaaacaCGAATCATACTCGGGTCTAAGAATCTTCCAAGTCATGTCGGTCTCCATCCTCTCCGGCCTCCTATGGTGGCACTCAGACACATCTCATATACAAGATCAAGTAGgactcctcttcttcttctccatctTTTGGGGTTTCTTTCCTCTTTTCAATGCCATCTTTGCATTCCCATCTGAACGTCCCATTCTCTCCAAAGAACGAGCCTCTCGCATGTATTACCTTTCCTCCTATTACTTTGCTCGAACCGTAGGTGACCTCCCCATGGAGCTCATCCTCCCAACCATATTCGTCGCAGTGACGTATTGGATGGGAGGTCTCAAACCTTCCTTATCCGCATTCATCATGACTCTCCTAGTAGTCCTCTTCAATGTCCTAGTCTCACAGGTATTATTCTATGTCCATATTATAGTgataataaaagaattaaacCATTTTATTGTGTAccatttaataatattgaatataagacaattatttatatgtggatatatatgataataacaGGGACTAGGTTTGGCATTGGGAGCGGTTCTAATGGACATGAAACCGGCTTCGACATTGGCTTCGGTGACCATGTTAGTGTTCTTATTAGCGGGCGGTTATTACATTCAAAGGATTCCTAAGTTTATGAGCTGGTTGAAGTTTGTATCATTTAGCCATTATTGTTATAAGTTGCTGGTTGGAGTGCAATACTCTGGAAATGAAGTTTATGAATGTGCTGGACCAGATGGATTGATGAAATGGTGTAGGGTTTGGGATTTTCCAGCTATTAAATATTTGGGGATTGAAAATATGATGTGGGATGTGGCTGCTTTGGCTGTTATGCTCTTTGGATATAGGCTTTTGGCTTATTTGGCACTAAGGTTTGGACCAACTCATTAGAGGGCActtatatattgattattaacaTTTAAGGTGTTGATTAATGTTggattaattagaaaaataacatGGTTGGTTGGAGtttagttatattatattattaaattaatatttaagttgtgttcaaagtttgatttttttttaatatatatgttattaatgttttctttgtgtaaaataattaatatatcatgttttgattttgatttggttatttttattcatttattgatactatatttatttattctaataattgataagaaatataactattttaaatggGATGTAAGTTAAAAAcgttaatattatatttatttttaataacacaaCGATTCAAAACTAATGCGCAAAATTACTATGATTAGACACTAAAACAGGTCGTcgagaatttcaaattataaaatattttgttcttaaaatatcaaatgTCACGGGTTTGATTCTCACTTAGAACACTTTAAGTTGAAGTGTCCGATGGAAAGAATCGACTTAAAAGACAATAAAAGGTCACGAATTCGATTCAATCGAAAACCTTTTGAATAAAAACGGAGTACCACGAATTGTGGGATGGTCAggctaattttttaataaataaaatattttaagttagagTATATTTCatagatataataataaaaacataaaaaaatatagtactTATCAAATacataaagtattaaaatacactagcttaacaaaaaaaaaatccattacAAAATCCACATTATCTTTAACAAATATGAAAAgtacttataaatattttattttaattgagaaacaacttttaatattgttatgtattaaatttgtatttaaaaatcaaCTTAGCAATTTTGTAGTATTTCCAAACAAGAacaagggcttgtttgatctaggaagcttgtttgatgaaaattaaaatttgagttagttgattaaaaatatatttaatattaatattttaaaatcttataaaaataaatataatttaatcaatgATAAGAtcacaatttatttgaattagatctacataaaaaaaaagcCCCAAATGTTCATAAAAAATTTGGTATAAGATTAAGTAGTTTTGATGTGATGGAAATATGAATATATGCATTTGGAATAAGCTCCTAAATAATAGAGGTATATATGTCAGTAAACAATTGGTGTATAGAGAAAGGGCATCATTCAATGGGGCTTCAATTTTGAGTTTTATTCGATCCCTCCATGCTTGGAAAATTGTCTTTATTTTGATGCTTTcttctatattatttattcctCATCCCAACTATGCCCTATAAATCAAGCCCATATGCTATTTCAAGTTCATTGAATTGTATTGAAGTCTACCTAACACAAGTTCTAAACACTCAAGTAAAGGACTTTTACTTGCAAAACAGAGATCTAAGATGGCTTCTTTGAAGGCTGAGAAACCCCTTGCCTCTGCCACAGTCAAAAAAGAGCCTTCCAAAGCTCCTACTCCCAAGAAGGTCGAGCCGAAGTCTCTAGAGCCCAAAAAGAAGGTAAATCCGCTTCATTCCAAAACACGTTTTGTGTCAAATTTATCATCATCCCTTAACTTATCCGACATTAGTCTGAACTTATCAAACAATCAATGACTTTGTTACGCAGGCACCGAGTACTAGGTCAGCAGCCGCAAAGAAGAAATGAGAGAATTGATTAATTTGATGTAAAAGTGGTTTTTATCTGAGCCATGATACTTGTTATGTGGCCTATCTATCCAATATGTAAACAACCCTTCTAGGGTTAGTGCATTTCAATAAAAGTATGTATCCAAACTTGACATCTAATCAGATTGTCATTATCTATATACAATTACTACAAGACTACCAAAAAAGCTATTCAAGCTTTAAAATGGGCTGATAGTACGAGCGAGATTCAACATAAATTCAGGCACGAGGCGTTTCCTCGGTGGCATTGTCGAGTCCTTCACAAGGGCTTCCTCGTCCCCATTATGGATGAAGGCAACCAAATCCCTCACCATTTCGTTGTCCCCGCCCCTCATTGGATCCTAACAATTACATAAagattaaaaattgatataaaaaatgacTTGAAATATATGATCCATGCATGCTTGTACCTGAACAAAAACATCAGTGTGTGTCTTTCCTTCGTACATAACTGCTTCGGCTTTCACTCCCAAACTTTGAAGAGTCTCCGCAAAAGACTTACTGCCATACAAAAGTTTCATACCATATTAACTTTCAAATTGTTACCATCCATTgctactttttatttttaatagaagATATGAAGGAAAGGCAAACCTGGAATCACATGGAATCGAGTAATCTTCTGTTCCGTGGAAAAGGACGGTAGGTGGAAGGAGGGATGCTGCATTTCTATTAGCCGGATCTTGCAACAATACTTCAGGAGAGAAGCGTCGTAATGATTTTTCCCCTTCCATCATTCTGTACAACGCGTTTAAAGATCTTAAAAGAAAATGCAAACTAGTTTATACAAAGGTGATGTCTATAGACATAAGATGAATAGGAAATTTGCCTCAAAAAGACTGAACGGTATAGCCCTCGCGTATGAAAGTGGTCGAGGAGGTTAAACAGATTGTACCTGTTGATCATAATTCGAGAAACCAGTTAGAACAATAGTACAGTCTTAAGAACATAACATCTCAAACTCCAATAAATTACCCTCCAGATAAACCAAAATAAGCCTTTATTCGAGACACGCTCCAAGATGTGTTATCTCCATTTGCTTCTTTTATTGCCTGTTCTACAAGAGCACAAGCAGCAATGTGTGCACCAGCAGACTGTCCCATTAAATAAATCCTATCAGTAGAATGTAGCACCAAAGAAATcagtaaaaaaaaacaaattaaaaatatgaaaccgCATATAGTTCTTccttttttatttcaaaaaatgaaaTGGGGTGGAAGACATTAGAGTTAGACCATAGCATGTGCACTGACCTGTTGGGATCGCCTCCATACTCAGCAATATGGTTAAACACAAACGAGATACCTTGAGAAGCATCATTCACCATATCACCTATGGTGACCTTAGGGAAATTTCTGCATTAAGAGAGTAAAGTAAATTTTAGCATCTCAAATCGAGCTGTTTTGGATGTTTTTCTTATGGATACATATAGGGGATGTTTAGTTATTCAATTTTGTCAAGCTAAcagattatttcaaaataaccttgtttgatgtaggttacaaaagaaaaaataagttcaGTTGAGGTTAGTTGGGTACCTATATAAGGAACAGAAGGTCCTTTGCTAACATCATCAGTTCTATTTTCATGATCGTAGCCATAAAGAAgagattataattttgaaataaagaaATTCTGTGTActctatttaatttaattttgaaataaagaaGTTTTTCATAAAGCTATACAAATGAATTTGA
This genomic window contains:
- the LOC124945571 gene encoding ABC transporter G family member 21, translating into MAPPNSHSTISSPIQPNHHPTDNIGTCFIHANPISPLPKTTNLNLDHPILKASLRPITLKFQDVAYTINLSASPKSTKTVLNGVTGMVKPGELMAMLGPSGSGKTTLLTALSGRYLAGKISGTITYNERPFTGSMKRKIGFVSQDDVLYPHLTVLETLTYSALLRLPGKLTNNEKMEQVDFVINELGLGRCRNGVVGGPLLRGISGGERKRVSIGQEMLINPSLLFLDEPTSGLDSTTAGRIVATLKGLARGGRTVVMTVHQPSGRIYRTLDKVVVLSEGSPIYTGPARGVVDYFRSIGYCPGFEFINPAEFLLDLANGIVPDVRQEEYEHEEIDILENQHDHHHQDHTNSVKQFLLSSYKKSIYPSLKEEIRRSSLLPSTRPPPTRTGSNEEDNQFSTSWWTQFKVLSKRGLKERKHESYSGLRIFQVMSVSILSGLLWWHSDTSHIQDQVGLLFFFSIFWGFFPLFNAIFAFPSERPILSKERASRMYYLSSYYFARTVGDLPMELILPTIFVAVTYWMGGLKPSLSAFIMTLLVVLFNVLVSQGLGLALGAVLMDMKPASTLASVTMLVFLLAGGYYIQRIPKFMSWLKFVSFSHYCYKLLVGVQYSGNEVYECAGPDGLMKWCRVWDFPAIKYLGIENMMWDVAALAVMLFGYRLLAYLALRFGPTH
- the LOC124945608 gene encoding isoprenylcysteine alpha-carbonyl methylesterase ICME-like, giving the protein MQRPILPISNPSLKSLPSIVTSEAAGTVPLRSENELASTCLLISQQSEDEKVDQVKPLLSTSADSTSTNGTAAAAPKFYQKRRRRTASSSSLSDDFEARSSEDRIGHALSETYLMRLKLCRYIGLGYKFITRLVAITFYSFLIFPGFIRVAYYYYSSRQVRRDIVYGNQPRNKLDLYLPKNPDGPKPVVAFITGGAWIIGYKAWGSLLGQQLCERDIIVACIDYRNFPKVTIGDMVNDASQGISFVFNHIAEYGGDPNRIYLMGQSAGAHIAACALVEQAIKEANGDNTSWSVSRIKAYFGLSGGYNLFNLLDHFHTRGLYRSVFLRMMEGEKSLRRFSPEVLLQDPANRNAASLLPPTVLFHGTEDYSIPCDSSKSFAETLQSLGVKAEAVMYEGKTHTDVFVQDPMRGGDNEMVRDLVAFIHNGDEEALVKDSTMPPRKRLVPEFMLNLARTISPF